One part of the Olleya sp. YS genome encodes these proteins:
- a CDS encoding ABC transporter substrate-binding protein, whose protein sequence is MTSSYGQDYTNNWKEHFSYLDIQDVSKTEDKLYAAATNAIFTYDFLTNEINTLSTINGLSGDNISTILYLEDRSILLIGYDNGLIQVYDESEKSILSVVDILEKQTIPAANKTINHFSRNEDVVYISAGYGISVFDINQFEFGDSYYIGPNNSQINVNQSTVFEGFVYAASDFGIFRGDISNPNLIDATEWQNINSNICLGIQTVDDKLYTVLINRKVYEIINTTLVEKTMFQETVTGFKSVDNQLVVTTSSIVKVFSSVFNEIANVTVDASEYSDLRTAIIANDDEIYIGTRVNVGTGNSGLGILKTTIGDLTNFEEIHPNCPLTNRFFKIDINNGQIWGTHGGHNAILNFTSNLYRRIGISHFDTEQWDNINYKKINESVTNPFFLSGVAINPLNPNQIYVTSYYSGLIEITDKEVTNHYNQDNSTLTPFFSSFYITSTANFNENGDLWVMNGRVDQPLNILSNGQWSSYSFQDIIPDRFDENGFFDTVFDSQGNFFLGTHRFGLIGMNLNGSNTIFKFIAADEAGMPSPSVKTVNIDRNGQLWLGTDKGLRVVYNTNEFVTGTPEVDNIVVLDDGVPQELLFQQYISDIEVDGSNNKWIATLSTGLYYFSSDGQETIFHFTKDNSPLPTNDILDVDIDDVNGIIYIATDKGMVSFQSDSSKPRDNLENAYVYPNPVRPTFNILTDKVKIRDISDNVNIKITDIEGNLVAEAESRTNSRFKGYNLEIDGGTALWNGKNLGGNIVASGVYLIMLNDLDTFETKVLKVMVVR, encoded by the coding sequence ATGACAAGTAGTTATGGACAAGATTATACTAACAATTGGAAAGAGCATTTTAGTTATTTAGACATACAAGATGTTAGTAAAACCGAAGACAAACTATATGCTGCAGCTACAAATGCGATTTTTACTTACGACTTTTTAACAAACGAAATAAATACGTTATCTACTATTAACGGACTTTCTGGGGATAATATCTCGACGATTTTGTATCTAGAAGATAGATCCATATTGCTAATAGGTTATGATAATGGTTTAATCCAAGTCTATGACGAGTCTGAGAAGTCAATTTTAAGCGTTGTAGATATATTAGAAAAACAAACCATCCCAGCAGCTAATAAAACTATTAATCATTTTTCTAGAAATGAAGATGTGGTTTATATCTCAGCAGGCTACGGGATTTCAGTGTTTGATATTAATCAATTTGAATTTGGAGATTCTTATTACATAGGTCCAAATAATTCTCAAATTAATGTCAACCAATCTACTGTTTTTGAAGGCTTCGTTTATGCAGCTTCAGATTTTGGAATTTTTAGAGGAGACATTAGTAACCCCAACTTAATTGATGCAACAGAATGGCAAAATATTAATTCTAATATTTGTCTAGGGATACAAACCGTAGACGATAAATTATATACTGTATTAATTAATAGAAAAGTTTACGAGATTATAAATACGACTTTAGTTGAGAAAACAATGTTTCAAGAAACTGTTACTGGTTTTAAATCAGTGGATAATCAACTAGTGGTTACAACATCTAGTATTGTTAAAGTCTTTTCTAGCGTTTTTAATGAGATAGCAAATGTTACTGTTGATGCTTCCGAGTATTCAGATTTAAGAACAGCCATTATAGCCAATGATGATGAAATCTATATAGGAACAAGAGTTAATGTTGGTACTGGTAACTCTGGACTAGGAATTTTAAAAACAACAATAGGTGATCTTACTAACTTTGAAGAAATTCATCCCAATTGTCCCTTAACAAACAGATTTTTTAAAATAGATATTAATAATGGACAAATTTGGGGAACACACGGTGGACACAATGCTATATTAAATTTTACTAGCAATCTGTATAGACGAATAGGTATAAGTCACTTTGATACAGAACAATGGGATAATATTAATTACAAAAAAATTAATGAATCTGTAACTAATCCCTTTTTTCTCTCTGGAGTAGCAATTAATCCATTAAATCCTAATCAAATATACGTAACCTCATACTATTCGGGATTAATTGAGATAACAGATAAAGAAGTTACTAATCATTACAATCAAGATAATAGTACGTTAACCCCTTTTTTTAGTAGCTTTTATATAACTTCTACTGCAAATTTTAATGAAAATGGAGATTTATGGGTTATGAATGGTCGTGTAGATCAACCATTAAATATTTTATCTAATGGTCAATGGAGTTCTTACAGTTTTCAGGATATAATTCCAGATCGTTTTGACGAAAACGGATTTTTTGACACTGTGTTTGATAGTCAAGGTAACTTCTTTTTAGGAACTCATAGATTTGGTTTAATTGGTATGAATTTGAACGGTAGCAATACCATTTTTAAATTTATAGCTGCAGATGAAGCAGGTATGCCTTCACCATCTGTCAAAACAGTTAATATTGACAGAAATGGACAGCTTTGGTTAGGTACAGATAAAGGACTAAGGGTAGTTTATAATACTAATGAGTTTGTTACTGGAACACCAGAAGTAGATAATATAGTTGTTTTAGATGACGGTGTACCGCAAGAATTATTATTTCAGCAGTACATATCAGATATTGAAGTTGATGGCTCTAATAACAAGTGGATAGCAACCTTAAGTACTGGATTATACTATTTCTCTTCGGATGGACAAGAAACAATTTTTCACTTCACAAAAGATAATTCTCCATTGCCAACCAACGATATTTTAGATGTGGATATTGATGATGTAAATGGAATTATTTATATAGCAACAGATAAAGGGATGGTGTCTTTTCAATCAGATTCTTCTAAACCTAGAGATAACTTAGAAAATGCATATGTGTATCCTAATCCTGTCAGACCAACTTTTAATATTTTAACAGATAAAGTTAAGATTAGAGACATTTCTGATAATGTTAATATCAAAATAACAGATATTGAAGGTAATCTTGTTGCAGAAGCAGAATCTAGAACTAACTCAAGATTTAAAGGATATAATTTAGAAATTGATGGTGGGACAGCCTTATGGAATGGAAAGAATTTAGGTGGAAATATAGTTGCTTCAGGTGTATATTTAATTATGCTTAACGATTTAGACACCTTTGAAACTAAAGTTCTAAAAGTAATGGTAGTTAGATAA
- the recO gene encoding DNA repair protein RecO, whose product MLTTTNAIVLTKLRYKDNDLIVKCYTQKQGIVSYLLKGILASKKSNKKNIYFLPLSQLQLNTDYKSNRSLQYIKDIKTDFLYTSLHTHILKSAIVMFLAEILAQALQEEEQNDALFSYLQTTLQWLDTNDNFSNFHLLFLLELTKYLGFYPDQTHIKSATYFNLYDGEFQQESSSKYCVSGENLTLLKQLLGITFDDLHSIKINAKQRQSFLALILVYFELHLGNFKKPKSLQILNDVFN is encoded by the coding sequence ATGTTAACCACTACAAATGCTATTGTACTTACAAAACTTAGATATAAAGACAACGACCTTATTGTTAAATGTTACACCCAAAAACAAGGTATTGTTAGTTATTTATTAAAAGGGATATTAGCATCAAAAAAAAGTAATAAAAAGAACATCTACTTTTTACCCTTATCTCAACTTCAATTAAATACTGATTATAAATCTAACCGCTCTTTACAGTATATAAAAGATATAAAAACAGATTTTTTATATACGTCATTGCATACACATATTCTAAAAAGTGCAATTGTGATGTTTTTAGCTGAAATACTGGCTCAAGCCTTACAAGAAGAAGAACAAAATGACGCATTATTTAGCTATTTACAGACGACATTACAATGGTTAGATACAAATGACAATTTTTCTAATTTTCATCTGTTATTTTTACTGGAGTTGACTAAATATTTAGGATTTTACCCAGATCAAACTCACATTAAATCTGCAACTTATTTTAATTTATATGATGGCGAATTCCAACAAGAAAGTTCTTCTAAATATTGTGTGTCCGGAGAAAATTTAACATTACTAAAACAACTTTTAGGCATAACATTTGATGACTTACATAGTATTAAGATTAACGCTAAACAAAGACAATCGTTTTTGGCTCTAATTTTAGTATATTTTGAGTTACATTTGGGCAACTTTAAAAAACCAAAATCTTTACAAATCCTTAATGACGTTTTTAACTAG
- a CDS encoding TonB-dependent receptor, with the protein MTFLTRKIKFLFSFCLLFLFILSATAQNIKVLNNTTKEPIVGVAIYNKDQSKSEITNINGEANLDQFTNTEIVYFKHISHQTKQVRKNNIVDNLVYLISSEQGLDEIVISVSNFGQRKKDVPKTIATITAKDVTFNNPQTSADLLESTGQVYVQKSQLGGGSPMIRGFSTNRLLITVDGVRMNNAIFRGGNLQNVISIDPLSIQNTEVTLGAGSIIYGSDAIGGVMSFYTKKPEFSFSDSLHLKSNVLVRYATASQEKTAHIDLNFGLKKWAFLTNASYTDFNDLRMGSQGPIDYLRPEFVTTSNGEDVIIENNNPNIQKFTGYSQINLMQKVSYKAAEDLDIDLGLFYTATSDYPRYDRLIRYRGENLRSAEWSYGPQKWFMSNVSVTKRSSSATFYDNIKTTLAYQNFQESRMDRDFQEVERNVREESVDAVSFNIDFEKQINEKSNIFYGFEYVFNKVRSIGFTENIETNTVDKTVSRYPNGATWQSTALYASYKYKPNNRFVFQSGLRYNLITENADFTENNQFLNLPFSQSNNDANALTGTAGVTWSPNQTLQWKFNLSSAFRAPNIDDIGKVFDSEPGSVVVPNDNLDPEYAYSGELGLKLNFDKVVVLDMATYYTYLDNALVRRDGTLNGETQIVYDGELSNVQSIQNASKSWIYGFEVGAKVNFSKHLKLTSQYNIIGGTEETDGVEVPVRHVVPNFGNTHLVWQINRFKIDGFVNYNNALSFNQLAPSEAEKDFIYALDNNGNPYAPSWYTLNVRTQYQVADDVTITAALENITDQRYKTYSSGIAAPGRNLIVSLKYSL; encoded by the coding sequence ATGACGTTTTTAACTAGAAAAATAAAGTTTCTCTTTAGCTTTTGTTTATTATTTCTTTTTATTCTTTCCGCAACAGCGCAAAATATAAAAGTGTTGAATAATACAACCAAAGAGCCTATAGTTGGAGTAGCAATATATAATAAAGATCAGAGTAAAAGCGAAATTACAAACATTAATGGAGAAGCAAATTTAGATCAATTTACTAATACAGAAATTGTTTATTTTAAGCATATTTCACACCAAACTAAGCAGGTTAGAAAAAATAATATTGTTGATAATTTGGTCTATTTAATATCCAGCGAACAAGGTCTGGATGAGATTGTTATTTCAGTGTCTAATTTTGGTCAAAGGAAAAAAGATGTTCCAAAAACTATCGCAACTATAACTGCAAAAGATGTCACTTTTAATAATCCACAGACTAGTGCAGATTTGCTGGAAAGTACTGGACAGGTCTATGTTCAAAAAAGCCAATTAGGTGGTGGAAGCCCAATGATAAGAGGGTTTTCAACAAATAGGTTGCTAATTACAGTAGACGGTGTACGTATGAACAATGCTATTTTTAGAGGTGGTAATCTTCAAAATGTTATTTCAATTGATCCTTTATCTATTCAAAATACAGAAGTAACGTTAGGTGCAGGCTCTATAATTTACGGTAGTGACGCTATTGGTGGTGTGATGAGTTTTTATACTAAAAAACCAGAGTTTTCCTTTTCGGATAGTTTACACCTTAAAAGCAATGTATTAGTAAGATATGCAACAGCTAGTCAAGAAAAAACAGCACATATAGATTTAAATTTTGGTCTAAAAAAATGGGCGTTTTTAACCAATGCAAGTTACACAGATTTTAACGATTTAAGAATGGGAAGTCAAGGTCCTATAGATTATTTAAGACCAGAATTTGTGACAACTTCTAATGGTGAAGACGTTATTATTGAAAATAACAACCCAAACATCCAGAAATTTACAGGTTATAGTCAAATTAACTTGATGCAAAAAGTTAGCTATAAAGCTGCAGAAGATTTAGATATTGATTTAGGGCTATTTTATACAGCAACATCTGATTACCCAAGGTATGATAGATTAATCCGTTATAGAGGTGAAAATTTAAGGTCTGCCGAATGGAGTTATGGCCCACAAAAATGGTTTATGTCTAACGTAAGTGTGACTAAAAGAAGTAGTAGTGCGACGTTTTATGATAATATAAAAACCACTTTAGCGTATCAAAATTTTCAGGAAAGTAGAATGGATAGAGACTTTCAAGAGGTTGAAAGAAATGTAAGAGAAGAATCTGTTGATGCTGTTTCCTTTAATATTGATTTTGAAAAACAGATTAATGAAAAGTCTAACATATTTTATGGTTTTGAATATGTGTTTAACAAAGTGAGATCAATTGGATTTACCGAAAATATTGAAACAAATACTGTAGATAAAACAGTATCTAGATATCCCAATGGTGCTACTTGGCAAAGTACAGCTTTGTATGCAAGTTACAAGTATAAACCTAATAATCGTTTTGTTTTTCAATCAGGATTACGTTATAATTTAATAACTGAAAATGCCGACTTTACTGAAAATAATCAATTTTTAAATCTTCCGTTTTCTCAATCAAATAATGATGCTAATGCACTAACAGGTACAGCAGGAGTAACGTGGTCCCCAAACCAAACCCTTCAATGGAAATTTAATTTGTCTTCAGCATTTAGAGCACCAAATATTGACGATATAGGAAAGGTTTTTGACTCTGAACCTGGTTCTGTAGTTGTGCCAAATGATAACTTAGACCCAGAATATGCTTATAGTGGAGAATTAGGGCTAAAATTAAATTTCGATAAAGTAGTTGTTCTTGACATGGCAACCTATTACACCTATTTAGACAATGCATTAGTAAGACGTGATGGTACATTAAACGGAGAAACACAAATAGTGTATGATGGCGAATTAAGTAATGTACAATCTATCCAAAACGCTTCTAAATCTTGGATTTATGGTTTTGAAGTAGGTGCAAAAGTTAATTTTTCTAAGCATCTAAAACTTACATCTCAATATAATATTATTGGTGGTACAGAAGAAACAGACGGTGTTGAAGTCCCTGTAAGACATGTCGTACCTAATTTTGGTAACACGCATTTGGTTTGGCAAATAAACAGATTTAAAATAGATGGATTTGTTAACTATAACAATGCGTTGTCATTTAATCAGTTAGCACCTTCTGAAGCGGAAAAAGATTTCATTTATGCATTAGATAACAATGGTAACCCATATGCTCCATCATGGTATACTTTAAATGTTAGAACACAATATCAAGTTGCTGATGATGTAACTATTACTGCTGCTTTAGAAAATATCACGGATCAGCGTTATAAAACCTATTCTTCTGGAATCGCAGCACCAGGTAGAAACCTCATAGTATCATTAAAATATAGTTTATAA